Proteins from a genomic interval of Phragmitibacter flavus:
- a CDS encoding fasciclin domain-containing protein has protein sequence MNSFSNKTPHNMIKKLITLSVVALSFGGMAFAADDIVDTAKSAGVFKTLTAALDAADKTSMLKEEGPYTVFAPSDEAFAKLPAGTVEDLLKPENKEKLGKILAYHVLAGKVMAADVKTMMAKTANGAELDIKVSDAGVMVNNAKVVQADVKASNGVIHVIDAVLLPPAN, from the coding sequence ATGAATAGTTTTTCAAACAAAACACCACATAACATGATTAAAAAACTTATTACCCTATCGGTCGTTGCATTATCTTTTGGCGGCATGGCGTTCGCTGCTGATGACATCGTTGATACCGCCAAATCGGCAGGCGTCTTCAAAACATTGACAGCGGCATTGGATGCGGCTGACAAAACCAGCATGCTGAAAGAAGAAGGTCCTTACACCGTCTTTGCCCCAAGCGACGAGGCCTTCGCCAAACTTCCCGCCGGAACGGTGGAAGATTTGTTGAAGCCTGAGAACAAGGAAAAACTCGGCAAAATTCTTGCCTACCATGTCCTCGCTGGAAAAGTGATGGCTGCCGACGTGAAAACGATGATGGCGAAAACGGCCAATGGTGCCGAGCTTGACATCAAGGTCTCTGATGCAGGCGTGATGGTCAACAACGCCAAGGTCGTCCAGGCCGATGTGAAAGCCAGCAATGGTGTGATTCACGTCATTGACGCCGTGCTGTTGCCCCCTGCCAACTAA